The following are encoded together in the Lactuca sativa cultivar Salinas chromosome 1, Lsat_Salinas_v11, whole genome shotgun sequence genome:
- the LOC111875986 gene encoding uncharacterized oxidoreductase At4g09670 — MAETRIRIGILGCANIARKVSRAMLLSPNTTISAIGSRSLEKAIDFASENHFPESTKKYGSYEAVLDDPDVDAVYVPLPTSLHLRWAVLAAEKKKHVLLEKPVALDVGELDRILEACESSGVQFMDATMWMHHPRTAKMKEVLSDPHRFGQLKSVHSTFSYVGEGDFLQNDIRVNPNLDSLGVLGDAGWYSIRAILWAYDYELPKTVTAIGDPEYNESGVILSCGASLNWKENGKVATFYCSFYTNLTMDITVLGTKGSLRVHDFVIPFNENVGPFYAVANSRWKELSLGCEPEPSEFKITTVLPQEALMVQEFGRLVQGINGGDAKPEKKWPTISRKTQAVIDAVVASIKNGFKPVEVVY; from the exons ATGGCAGAAACCCGGATCCGAATAGGAATTCTGGGATGTGCTAACATAGCCCGCAAGGTATCAAGGGCGATGCTCCTCTCCCCTAACACCACCATCTCCGCCATCGGCAGCCGCTCTTTAGAAAAGGCAATTGATTTCGCATCGGAAAACCACTTCCCGGAATCCACCAAGAAGTACGGCAGCTACGAAGCCGTACTGGACGATCCTGATGTTGACGCCGTTTACGTTCCCTTACCGACCAGCCTCCATTTGCGGTGGGCTGTTCTCGCCGCCGAGAAGAAGAAGCACGTTTTGCTGGAGAAGCCGGTGGCACTTGACGTCGGGGAACTGGATAGGATACTGGAGGCTTGTGAATCGAGTGGTGTACAGTTCATGGATGCTACCATGTGGATGCATCATCCACGGACGGCTAAGATGAAGGAGGTCCTTTCTGATCCGCACAGATTTGGACAGCTCAAATCG GTCCATAGCACGTTTTCGTACGTAGGAGAAGGTGATTTCCTACAGAACGATATTCGTGTAAACCCAAATCTCGATTCACTTGGAGTTCTTGGCGATGCTGGTTGGTATAGCATACGAGCCATTTTGTGGGCTTATGATTATGAGCTTCCAAAAACTGTTACTGCCATTGGAGACCCTGAGTACAACGAATCAGGGGTAATCCTGTCATGTGGTGCTTCATTAAACTGGAAAGAAAATGGGAAAGTAGCGACTTTTTACTGTTCGTTTTATACGAATTTAACCATGGACATAACTGTCCTTGGGACTAAAGGAAGCTTACGAGTTCATGACTTTGTTATCCCGTTCAATGAAAACGTGGGTCCTTTCTATGCGGTGGCAAATTCAAGGTGGAAAGAGTTGTCACTTGGATGTGAGCCTGAACCAAGTGAGTTTAAGATCACAACGGTTCTTCCTCAAGAAGCATTAATGGTGCAGGAATTTGGTCGACTAGTTCAGGGGATTAACGGTGGTGACGCTAAACCGGAGAAGAAGTGGCCGACGATTAGTAGAAAGACCCAAGCAGTGATTGATGCAGTTGTGGCTTCGATTAAGAATGGTTTCAAGCCCGTTGAAGTTGTCTACTAG